In Amycolatopsis sp. EV170708-02-1, the following are encoded in one genomic region:
- a CDS encoding choice-of-anchor P family protein, translating into MRRRRSLNAKTQGGATGDFARFGGGESRCGRNGEVAIGEAAGRRFETTLLKRFGGPVIKVRTFMAKCSTTKDGSLGYIEFGDVTGFTLPENIPQNYRLTIAGGKGGTALASLTVNETVTPTPPDGSLVTHMLHIKLFPQGGGPAKGDIYLGTARCDPYGKKKP; encoded by the coding sequence GTGCGACGTCGACGGTCCCTGAACGCGAAGACCCAGGGCGGGGCCACCGGCGACTTCGCCCGGTTCGGCGGCGGTGAGTCGCGCTGCGGCCGGAACGGCGAGGTGGCCATCGGCGAGGCGGCCGGGCGGCGCTTCGAGACCACCCTGCTCAAGCGGTTCGGCGGCCCGGTGATCAAGGTCCGCACGTTCATGGCGAAATGCAGCACCACGAAGGACGGCAGTCTCGGCTACATCGAGTTCGGCGACGTCACCGGGTTCACCCTGCCGGAGAACATCCCGCAGAACTACCGGCTGACCATCGCCGGTGGCAAGGGCGGGACGGCGCTGGCGTCGCTCACGGTCAACGAGACCGTCACGCCCACCCCGCCCGACGGGAGCCTCGTGACGCACATGCTGCACATCAAGCTGTTCCCGCAGGGCGGCGGGCCGGCGAAGGGCGACATCTACCTCGGGACCGCGCGCTGCGACCCGTACGGCAAGAAGAAGCCCTGA
- a CDS encoding arylamine N-acetyltransferase: MGFPSSEHVNVPAYLARLGLEHEPPSVDALFRLHKAHVERVPYEDFEVQLGRVTSLDPAVSFSRIAAGRGGYCYHLNGAFSALLRALGYQVSRHPSGAQMPGAEAGIHLNHLALTVTGLPETPGDGWLVDVGLGDGIHEPLPLREGEYKQGPLVFRIRPSEITPGGWRFDHDPEGSFVGMDFAPETAVMADFAEKHVELSTSEDSGFVRTLVVQRRDAEGVDSLRALTLSGLPGGKTVLESPAEWWTAIEDVFGVARGGFTGEEQDRLWRQAVAQHERHTEGGSEALPSA, translated from the coding sequence ATGGGGTTCCCTTCTTCCGAGCACGTGAACGTGCCCGCCTACCTCGCGCGACTCGGCCTCGAGCACGAGCCGCCGAGCGTCGACGCCCTTTTCCGCCTGCACAAGGCCCACGTGGAACGTGTGCCGTACGAAGATTTCGAGGTCCAGCTCGGCCGGGTGACCTCGCTGGATCCGGCGGTGTCGTTCAGCCGGATCGCCGCCGGCCGCGGTGGCTACTGCTATCACCTCAACGGCGCGTTCTCGGCCCTGCTGCGGGCGCTCGGCTACCAGGTCAGCCGGCATCCGAGCGGTGCGCAGATGCCGGGCGCGGAGGCCGGGATCCACCTCAACCACCTAGCGCTGACAGTCACCGGGCTGCCGGAGACGCCCGGCGACGGCTGGCTGGTCGACGTCGGGCTCGGGGACGGCATCCACGAGCCGCTCCCGCTGCGTGAGGGCGAGTACAAACAAGGCCCGCTGGTGTTCCGGATACGGCCCTCGGAGATCACACCCGGCGGCTGGCGGTTCGACCACGATCCGGAGGGCAGCTTCGTCGGGATGGATTTCGCGCCGGAGACGGCCGTGATGGCCGACTTCGCCGAAAAGCACGTCGAGCTGTCGACGTCGGAGGATTCCGGTTTCGTCCGCACGCTGGTGGTGCAGCGGCGCGACGCGGAGGGAGTGGATTCGCTGCGGGCGCTGACGTTGAGCGGGCTGCCGGGCGGCAAGACCGTACTGGAATCGCCGGCCGAGTGGTGGACGGCGATCGAGGACGTCTTCGGCGTGGCTCGCGGCGGATTCACCGGTGAAGAACAGGACAGGCTGTGGCGGCAGGCAGTCGCCCAGCACGAACGTCACACCGAGGGAGGGAGTGAGGCCTTGCCCAGCGCGTAG
- a CDS encoding Mov34/MPN/PAD-1 family protein: MGDVLRIRRELVDEIVAHARRDHPDEACGVIAGPEGSDSPERYIPMLNAARSPTFYEFDSGDLLKLYREMDANDEVPVVIYHSHTATDAYPSRTDVSYASEPDAHYVLVSTKDPDSHQFRSYRIVDGEITEEPVEIIG; the protein is encoded by the coding sequence ATGGGCGACGTGCTCCGGATCCGCCGTGAACTCGTCGACGAGATCGTCGCCCACGCCCGTCGTGACCATCCCGATGAGGCGTGCGGGGTGATCGCCGGTCCCGAGGGATCGGACAGCCCCGAGCGGTACATCCCGATGCTGAACGCGGCGCGCTCGCCCACGTTCTACGAATTCGACTCGGGTGATCTGCTCAAGCTCTACCGCGAGATGGACGCCAACGACGAGGTGCCGGTGGTCATCTACCACTCGCACACCGCGACCGACGCCTATCCCTCCCGCACCGATGTCTCGTACGCCTCGGAACCCGACGCGCACTACGTGCTCGTTTCCACCAAGGACCCCGATTCGCACCAGTTCCGGTCGTACCGGATCGTGGACGGGGAGATCACCGAGGAGCCCGTCGAGATCATCGGCTGA
- a CDS encoding aspartate/glutamate racemase family protein, whose amino-acid sequence MKTIGLLGGMSWESSAEYYRLVNERVRELRGGYHSARTVLYSVDFAEIEAMQAEGRWEDAGQELNRAARALEAAGADFVVLCTNTMHKVADRLTDGLGVPLLHLADTTAVAIKAAGIGRVGLLGTGFTMAQRFYRERLAAHGLDVLVPDENDRETVHRVIYDELVHGVVTEESRERYREVIARLVEAGAEGVIYGCTEIELLVGPEDSSVPTFPTTRLHAEAAVDYALGKASLPPSV is encoded by the coding sequence ATGAAGACCATCGGCCTGCTGGGCGGCATGAGCTGGGAATCGTCGGCCGAGTACTACCGGCTGGTGAACGAGCGCGTCCGTGAGCTGCGCGGCGGGTACCACTCCGCGCGCACCGTGCTGTACTCCGTGGACTTCGCCGAAATCGAAGCGATGCAGGCCGAGGGCCGCTGGGAAGACGCCGGACAGGAGCTGAACCGCGCCGCACGCGCCCTCGAAGCCGCCGGAGCGGACTTCGTCGTCCTCTGCACGAACACCATGCACAAGGTCGCCGACCGGCTCACCGACGGTCTGGGCGTCCCGCTCCTGCATCTCGCCGACACCACGGCCGTCGCGATCAAGGCCGCCGGCATCGGGCGCGTCGGGCTCCTGGGCACCGGTTTCACCATGGCCCAGCGGTTCTACCGCGAACGCCTCGCCGCGCACGGCCTCGACGTGCTCGTGCCGGATGAGAACGACCGCGAGACGGTGCACCGGGTCATCTACGACGAACTCGTCCACGGCGTGGTCACCGAGGAGTCCCGCGAGCGGTACCGCGAGGTCATCGCGAGGCTCGTCGAGGCGGGCGCGGAAGGCGTGATCTACGGCTGCACGGAGATCGAGCTGCTCGTGGGCCCCGAAGACAGCTCGGTGCCCACCTTTCCCACCACCAGGCTGCACGCCGAAGCGGCCGTGGACTACGCGCTGGGCAAGGCCTCACTCCCTCCCTCGGTGTGA
- a CDS encoding rhomboid family intramembrane serine protease, which yields MTTLPPQPVPASESSGADPAKRVLPPNPKAAAIVALAFTALLYLVELVDVVLPLDLDQSGGIGAREISDLDGVLWAPLLHAGWGHLFSNTVPVLVFAFLAMSAGIGRWVLVTAIIWVLSGLGVWLIAPGGTVTVGASGVAFGWLAFLLVRGIFNRAVGQILVAVVLLGIWSGMLWGLLPGDPGVSWQGHLFGALSGVFAAWLMARADRSQARKAAGPGSLAV from the coding sequence GTGACCACATTGCCTCCCCAGCCGGTCCCGGCGAGCGAGTCGTCCGGTGCGGATCCGGCCAAACGCGTCCTGCCGCCGAACCCGAAGGCCGCCGCGATCGTGGCGCTCGCCTTCACCGCGCTGCTCTACCTGGTCGAGCTGGTCGACGTCGTGCTGCCCCTCGACCTCGATCAGAGCGGGGGTATCGGCGCTCGGGAGATCTCCGATCTCGACGGCGTGCTCTGGGCGCCGCTGCTGCACGCGGGCTGGGGGCATCTGTTCTCCAACACCGTCCCGGTGCTGGTGTTCGCCTTCCTCGCGATGTCCGCGGGTATCGGCCGGTGGGTGCTGGTCACCGCGATCATCTGGGTGCTCTCCGGCCTCGGCGTCTGGCTGATCGCGCCAGGCGGCACGGTGACCGTCGGAGCGTCCGGCGTCGCCTTCGGCTGGCTCGCGTTCCTGCTGGTCCGGGGCATCTTCAACCGCGCCGTCGGGCAGATCCTGGTGGCCGTGGTGCTGCTGGGCATCTGGAGCGGGATGCTCTGGGGACTGCTTCCGGGCGACCCGGGCGTCTCCTGGCAGGGGCACCTGTTCGGCGCGCTGTCCGGCGTCTTCGCGGCCTGGTTGATGGCGCGCGCCGACAGGTCCCAGGCCAGGAAAGCGGCCGGCCCCGGTAGCCTCGCCGTGTGA
- the murI gene encoding glutamate racemase yields MTKPSADAPIGVFDSGVGGLTVARAILEQLPGEQLRYVGDTARNPYGPLPIATARQYALEALDDIVEGGVKALVIACNTASAACLRDARERYDVPVIEVVLPAARRAVSATRSGRIGVIGTEGTVRSRAYDDAFNAAQDVEITSVACPRFVDFVERGITTGRQVLGLAQGYLEPLLDAQVDTLVMGCTHYPLLSGVLQIVMGQDVTLVSSAEETARDLVRVLTEADLLAERDTPPRHEFVATGSAEPFTRLAQRFMGFAPGVLAPTSA; encoded by the coding sequence GTGACCAAGCCGAGCGCCGACGCCCCGATCGGCGTCTTCGATTCCGGAGTGGGCGGGCTCACCGTCGCCAGGGCGATCCTGGAGCAGCTGCCCGGTGAGCAGCTGCGCTACGTCGGCGACACCGCCCGCAACCCGTACGGCCCGCTTCCCATCGCGACGGCACGCCAGTACGCGCTGGAAGCGCTGGACGACATCGTCGAAGGCGGGGTGAAGGCGCTGGTCATCGCCTGCAACACCGCCTCCGCCGCCTGCCTTCGCGACGCGCGGGAGCGCTACGACGTCCCCGTGATCGAGGTCGTCCTCCCGGCCGCGCGCCGGGCCGTGTCCGCTACGCGTTCCGGGCGTATCGGGGTGATCGGCACCGAAGGCACCGTCCGGTCCCGCGCCTACGACGACGCCTTCAACGCCGCGCAGGACGTCGAGATCACCAGCGTCGCGTGCCCGCGGTTCGTGGACTTCGTCGAACGCGGGATCACCACCGGGCGCCAGGTGCTCGGCCTCGCGCAGGGCTACCTGGAACCACTGCTGGACGCGCAGGTCGACACGCTGGTCATGGGCTGCACGCACTACCCGCTGCTGTCCGGGGTGCTGCAGATCGTCATGGGCCAGGACGTCACGCTGGTGTCCAGCGCCGAGGAGACCGCGCGTGACCTCGTGCGTGTCCTCACCGAAGCCGATCTCCTCGCCGAGCGCGACACCCCGCCGCGGCACGAGTTCGTCGCCACCGGATCCGCCGAGCCGTTCACCAGACTCGCTCAGCGGTTCATGGGCTTCGCTCCGGGTGTGCTGGCTCCCACCAGCGCCTAA
- a CDS encoding MoaD/ThiS family protein: protein MAVTVSIPTILRTHTGGEKSVEATGKTVLEVIDDIESRHGGLKARLVKEEKLHRFVNVYVNDEDVRFSGGLEAEVKDGDTLTILPAVAGG, encoded by the coding sequence ATGGCCGTGACCGTGTCCATCCCGACCATCCTGCGTACGCACACCGGCGGCGAGAAGTCCGTCGAGGCGACCGGCAAGACCGTGCTCGAGGTGATCGACGACATCGAGTCCCGCCACGGCGGCCTCAAGGCCCGCCTGGTCAAGGAAGAGAAGCTGCACCGCTTCGTCAACGTCTACGTCAACGACGAGGACGTCCGTTTCTCCGGCGGTCTCGAGGCCGAGGTCAAGGACGGCGACACCCTGACCATCCTGCCCGCCGTGGCCGGTGGCTGA
- a CDS encoding bifunctional 4-hydroxy-2-oxoglutarate aldolase/2-dehydro-3-deoxy-phosphogluconate aldolase: MIQHDLQDTLIENRLVAILRAADASRFADAATVLHAAGVRVLEAALTTPGATDAIATIRKKLGDDAHIGAGSVREVSDVDKAADAGATFLVTPTVNPLVMERAHERGLPVICGALTPTEIDQAWRLGAAAVKVFPIAAVGGIAYLRAIRAPMPDIPLVPTGGVHLAEVAKYLESGSIAVAAATPLLGDALTSSGSLADLATRASEFVAAAAKYVSRT; the protein is encoded by the coding sequence ATGATCCAGCACGACCTCCAGGACACCTTGATCGAAAACCGGCTCGTCGCGATCCTGCGGGCCGCAGACGCGAGCCGGTTCGCCGACGCCGCGACGGTGCTGCACGCGGCGGGCGTGCGGGTGCTCGAAGCGGCGTTGACCACGCCGGGCGCCACGGACGCCATCGCGACCATCCGGAAGAAGCTCGGCGACGACGCGCACATCGGCGCCGGGAGCGTGCGCGAGGTGTCCGATGTGGACAAAGCGGCGGACGCCGGCGCCACGTTCCTGGTCACGCCGACGGTGAACCCGCTGGTCATGGAGCGCGCGCACGAACGCGGCCTGCCGGTGATCTGCGGCGCGCTGACCCCGACCGAGATCGACCAGGCCTGGCGGCTCGGCGCGGCGGCGGTGAAGGTGTTCCCGATCGCGGCCGTCGGCGGGATCGCCTACCTGCGGGCGATCCGGGCGCCGATGCCGGACATCCCGCTCGTCCCGACGGGCGGCGTCCACCTGGCCGAAGTCGCGAAGTACCTCGAGTCGGGTTCGATCGCCGTCGCGGCCGCCACGCCGCTTCTCGGCGACGCGCTCACCTCCAGCGGTTCGCTGGCCGATCTCGCGACCCGGGCGAGCGAGTTCGTCGCCGCGGCCGCGAAGTACGTCTCGCGCACCTGA
- a CDS encoding PLP-dependent cysteine synthase family protein yields MARFESLLDALGGTPLVGLPRLSPTHDVRLWAKLEDRNPTGSIKDRPALAMIEAAEREGTLRRGSTILEPTSGNTGIALAMAAKLKGYGLVCVMPENTSTERKQLLQAYGARIVFSPAAGGSNEAVRRAKELAEVNPDWVMLYQYGNPANADAHYRGTGPELLKDLPTLTHFVGGLGTTGTLVGVGRYLHEAKPDVQIIAAEPRYGELVYGLRNLDEGFVPELYDASVLNGRYSVGAYDALRRTRELLEHEGIFAGISTGAVLHAALAVAEKAAAAGKPADVAFVVADAGWKYLSTGAYSGSLDEAAQRLDGQLWA; encoded by the coding sequence ATGGCTCGCTTCGAGTCGCTGCTCGACGCGCTCGGCGGCACGCCGCTGGTCGGTCTTCCCCGGCTTTCGCCCACCCACGACGTGCGGTTGTGGGCGAAGCTGGAGGACCGCAACCCGACCGGTTCGATCAAGGATCGTCCCGCGCTGGCGATGATCGAGGCCGCCGAGCGTGAAGGCACCCTCCGGCGCGGCTCCACGATCCTGGAGCCGACGTCGGGCAACACCGGGATCGCGCTCGCCATGGCCGCGAAGCTCAAGGGCTACGGGCTCGTGTGCGTGATGCCGGAGAACACCTCCACCGAGCGCAAGCAGCTGCTGCAGGCGTACGGCGCGCGGATCGTCTTCTCCCCGGCCGCCGGCGGGTCCAACGAGGCCGTGCGCCGGGCGAAGGAACTCGCCGAGGTCAACCCGGACTGGGTCATGCTCTACCAGTACGGCAACCCGGCCAACGCCGACGCGCACTACCGCGGCACCGGGCCCGAACTGCTCAAGGACCTGCCGACGCTGACGCATTTCGTCGGCGGCCTCGGCACCACCGGCACGCTGGTCGGCGTCGGGCGCTATCTGCACGAGGCGAAGCCGGACGTGCAGATCATCGCGGCCGAACCGCGCTACGGCGAGCTGGTGTACGGCCTGCGGAACCTCGACGAGGGCTTCGTCCCGGAGCTTTACGACGCGAGCGTGCTCAACGGCCGGTACTCCGTCGGCGCGTACGACGCGCTTCGCCGGACACGCGAGCTGCTGGAGCACGAAGGCATCTTCGCGGGGATCTCGACCGGTGCCGTGCTGCACGCCGCGCTGGCCGTCGCCGAGAAGGCCGCCGCCGCGGGGAAGCCCGCCGATGTCGCGTTCGTGGTCGCCGACGCGGGGTGGAAGTACCTCTCGACGGGCGCGTACTCCGGCTCGCTCGACGAAGCGGCTCAACGGCTCGACGGGCAGCTCTGGGCCTGA
- a CDS encoding isochorismatase family protein has translation MGTALIVVDVQNDFCEGGSLGLPGGAAAAEAISKRAAEGGYAHVVATRDYHIDPGDHFSETPDFKDSWPRHCVAGTSGASFHPALDVVPISEVFSKGEYTAAYSGFEGNARDGKTLDAWLKEHDVTEVDVVGIATDFCVRATALDAAKAGFKVRVLLDLTVGGSQPTVDAALKDFDEAGVTYTGKAPVPAA, from the coding sequence ATGGGGACCGCCTTGATCGTGGTCGATGTGCAGAACGACTTCTGCGAGGGCGGGTCGCTCGGCCTGCCCGGTGGCGCCGCCGCCGCCGAAGCGATCTCCAAGCGGGCCGCGGAGGGCGGCTACGCGCACGTCGTCGCCACTCGCGATTACCACATCGACCCGGGCGACCACTTCAGCGAGACGCCGGACTTCAAGGACAGCTGGCCGCGTCACTGCGTCGCGGGCACCTCCGGCGCGTCGTTCCACCCCGCGCTCGACGTGGTCCCGATCAGCGAGGTCTTCTCCAAGGGCGAGTACACCGCCGCGTACTCCGGCTTCGAGGGCAACGCGCGCGACGGCAAGACGCTCGACGCGTGGCTGAAGGAGCACGACGTCACCGAGGTCGACGTCGTCGGCATCGCGACCGACTTCTGCGTCCGCGCGACGGCGCTCGACGCGGCGAAGGCCGGCTTCAAGGTCCGGGTGCTGCTGGACCTCACGGTCGGCGGTTCGCAGCCCACCGTCGACGCCGCACTCAAGGACTTCGACGAGGCGGGCGTGACCTACACCGGGAAGGCGCCGGTCCCCGCCGCATGA
- a CDS encoding DUF2017 domain-containing protein, which yields MNGWRRKGETIVAGFEQQEAAVLRGLVSQLEDMLTARAEEAPQDELAELTGIRTGPTESPDDPVLSRLLPDFHKLDPDNPTREDIDSAAAMRSIHEPELLDKKVGVAKIVLDTLPRDGGNVRLTFEQADAWLGALNDVRLALGTALDVTEDMPDELPEDDPRAPHLGVYHWLTWVQETLIQSLTS from the coding sequence ATGAACGGATGGCGTCGCAAGGGCGAGACCATCGTCGCCGGGTTCGAGCAGCAGGAGGCCGCGGTGCTGCGCGGCCTGGTCAGCCAGCTGGAGGACATGCTCACCGCGCGCGCCGAGGAGGCGCCGCAGGACGAGCTCGCGGAGCTGACCGGGATCCGCACCGGCCCGACCGAATCCCCGGACGACCCGGTGCTCTCACGGCTGCTGCCGGACTTCCACAAACTCGACCCGGACAACCCGACCCGCGAGGACATCGACTCGGCCGCCGCGATGCGGTCGATCCACGAGCCCGAGCTGCTGGACAAGAAGGTCGGCGTCGCGAAGATCGTGCTGGACACCCTGCCGCGTGACGGCGGGAACGTGCGGCTGACCTTCGAGCAGGCCGACGCGTGGCTGGGCGCGCTCAACGACGTCCGCCTCGCGCTGGGCACCGCGCTCGACGTCACCGAGGACATGCCCGACGAACTGCCCGAAGACGATCCGCGCGCGCCGCATCTCGGCGTCTACCACTGGCTGACCTGGGTGCAAGAGACCCTCATCCAGTCGCTGACCTCATGA
- a CDS encoding P1 family peptidase, whose protein sequence is MITDVPGVLVGHHERVGDGWATGTTVVLVPGGAVGAVDQRGGAPGTRETNLLEPENLVQHVNAICLSGGSAYGLAAADGVMRWLAERNQGIPVGTQPHEVVPIVPAAVLFDLPRGDWGNRPDASFGYAACQAAKDGPVSSGTVGAGAGAKTGSLKGGIGSASERVGEFTVGVVAAVNAAGEAVDLSTGRAFAADHEVDGEFGVRWPDRPGDVEAKASGLNTTIGVVAVDAALSKAEARRLAVAAQDGLARAVRPAHTMFDGDTVFALATGDRELPGGTGPVAAARRAMVLDTLCSAAARVFGRAMVHGVLSATSAGDMRAYRDVWPEAFS, encoded by the coding sequence ATGATCACCGACGTTCCCGGCGTGCTGGTCGGGCACCACGAGCGGGTCGGCGACGGCTGGGCGACCGGGACGACGGTGGTGCTGGTTCCCGGCGGCGCCGTCGGGGCGGTCGACCAGCGCGGCGGCGCGCCCGGCACGCGGGAGACCAACCTGCTGGAGCCGGAGAACCTGGTGCAGCACGTCAACGCGATCTGCCTGTCCGGCGGGAGCGCGTACGGGCTGGCCGCCGCGGACGGCGTCATGCGCTGGCTCGCCGAGCGGAACCAGGGCATCCCGGTCGGGACCCAGCCGCACGAGGTGGTGCCGATCGTGCCCGCCGCGGTGCTGTTCGACCTGCCGCGCGGTGACTGGGGCAACCGTCCGGACGCCTCCTTCGGCTACGCGGCGTGCCAAGCCGCCAAGGACGGACCGGTGTCGTCGGGGACCGTCGGCGCGGGCGCCGGGGCGAAGACCGGATCACTCAAAGGCGGGATCGGGTCGGCCTCGGAGAGGGTCGGGGAGTTCACCGTCGGCGTCGTCGCCGCCGTGAACGCCGCCGGCGAGGCCGTCGACCTCTCGACCGGCCGCGCCTTCGCGGCGGATCACGAGGTCGACGGCGAGTTCGGCGTCCGCTGGCCCGACCGGCCCGGCGACGTCGAGGCGAAGGCGTCGGGGCTCAACACGACCATCGGCGTGGTCGCGGTCGACGCGGCGCTGTCCAAGGCGGAGGCGCGACGGCTCGCGGTGGCCGCTCAGGACGGCCTCGCCAGGGCGGTGCGGCCCGCGCACACGATGTTCGACGGCGACACGGTGTTCGCGCTGGCGACCGGCGACCGGGAGCTGCCCGGTGGCACGGGCCCCGTCGCGGCCGCGCGGCGCGCGATGGTGCTGGACACGCTGTGCTCGGCGGCCGCGCGGGTGTTCGGGCGGGCGATGGTGCACGGTGTGCTCTCCGCCACTTCGGCGGGCGACATGCGCGCGTACCGGGATGTCTGGCCCGAAGCCTTCTCCTGA
- a CDS encoding nicotinate phosphoribosyltransferase has protein sequence MGFPEAATGASTALLTDHYELTMLASALSDGTADRPCVFEVFARRLPDGRRYGVVAGTGRVLDAIADFRFTDAELSQLEATAVVDDATLSWLADYSFSGNVDGYPEGELYFPGSPILTVTGSFGEAVVLETLILSILNHDSAIASAAARMSGAAHGRPIIEMGGRRTHEYAAVAAARAAYLAGFATTSNLEAGRRYGIPTRGTVAHAFMLLHDSEEAAFRAQVDKMGADTTLLVDTYDITKGIETAVRVAGTELGAIRIDSGDVGPLARKAREQLDALGAKDTRIVVSGDLDEHAIAALRAEPVDAYGVGTSVVTGSGAPTAGMVYKLVEVDGKPVAKRSAHKESRGGRKSALRRHRETGTAVEEVIWTAASPVPERGPNDHELQIPLVRDGRTVDDLPTLDDARQRLRRALVSLPWEGLKLSHGEPAIPTVFV, from the coding sequence ATGGGTTTCCCCGAGGCGGCCACTGGCGCCAGCACCGCGCTGCTCACCGACCACTACGAGCTGACCATGCTGGCCAGCGCCCTGTCCGACGGGACGGCGGACCGGCCGTGCGTCTTCGAGGTCTTCGCACGTCGTCTGCCCGACGGCCGCCGCTACGGCGTCGTCGCGGGCACCGGGCGGGTCCTCGACGCGATCGCGGACTTCCGGTTCACCGACGCCGAGCTGAGCCAGCTGGAAGCGACGGCCGTGGTCGACGACGCCACCCTTTCGTGGCTCGCGGACTACTCCTTCTCGGGGAATGTCGACGGCTACCCCGAGGGCGAGCTGTACTTCCCCGGCTCCCCGATCCTGACCGTCACCGGTTCCTTCGGCGAGGCCGTCGTGCTGGAGACGCTGATCCTCTCGATCCTCAACCACGACAGCGCGATCGCGTCCGCGGCGGCGCGGATGTCGGGCGCCGCGCACGGCAGGCCGATCATCGAGATGGGCGGCCGCCGCACGCACGAGTACGCCGCCGTCGCCGCGGCGCGGGCCGCGTACCTCGCCGGCTTCGCCACGACCTCCAACCTCGAAGCCGGGCGCCGCTACGGCATTCCCACGCGGGGCACCGTCGCGCACGCGTTCATGTTGCTGCACGACAGCGAAGAGGCCGCGTTCCGCGCACAGGTGGACAAGATGGGCGCGGACACCACCCTCCTGGTGGACACCTACGACATCACCAAGGGCATCGAAACGGCCGTCCGGGTGGCGGGCACCGAACTCGGCGCGATCCGCATCGACTCCGGCGACGTGGGCCCCCTGGCACGCAAGGCCCGCGAGCAACTGGACGCCCTCGGCGCCAAGGACACCCGCATCGTGGTGTCGGGCGACCTCGACGAGCACGCGATCGCGGCGCTGCGGGCGGAACCCGTCGACGCGTACGGCGTCGGGACCTCGGTCGTCACCGGCTCCGGCGCGCCGACCGCGGGGATGGTCTACAAACTCGTCGAGGTCGACGGGAAACCGGTCGCCAAGCGCAGCGCGCACAAGGAATCCCGCGGCGGACGGAAATCCGCGCTGCGACGGCACCGCGAGACCGGCACCGCCGTCGAAGAGGTGATCTGGACGGCCGCCTCGCCGGTCCCGGAACGGGGACCGAACGACCACGAATTGCAGATTCCGCTGGTCCGGGACGGCCGGACGGTGGATGATTTGCCCACGCTGGACGACGCGCGCCAGCGGCTTCGGCGGGCGCTGGTGAGCCTTCCGTGGGAAGGCCTCAAGCTCTCGCACGGGGAGCCCGCCATCCCGACCGTATTCGTCTAA
- the clpS gene encoding ATP-dependent Clp protease adapter ClpS yields the protein MSTPVASEQTQVDPQGVEVVSEDKPWRTVVWNDPVNLMSYVTYVFQKLFGYSRDHATKLMLDVHQKGKAIVSSGSKEKVETDVAKLHAAGLWATMEQPS from the coding sequence ATGTCCACGCCTGTCGCATCCGAGCAGACGCAGGTTGATCCACAGGGAGTAGAGGTCGTCTCTGAGGACAAACCCTGGCGGACGGTCGTCTGGAACGATCCGGTGAACCTCATGTCGTATGTGACGTACGTGTTCCAGAAGCTGTTCGGTTACAGCCGGGACCACGCGACGAAGCTCATGCTCGACGTGCACCAGAAGGGCAAGGCGATCGTGTCCTCCGGTTCCAAGGAGAAGGTGGAGACCGACGTCGCGAAACTCCACGCCGCCGGCCTCTGGGCCACCATGGAGCAGCCTTCATGA